The Mucilaginibacter terrae region TATTAAAATTACCGCTGGGGTGATAAATACCATCTTGCAATGAATAGCGCCAGTTGTAAACCAGATCGGCCTGTAGTGCCCAGTTATCGCTCAAATTAATAGTGGCGTACGGATGCAGATCGATAAGGTTAGCCGGGCCAATCAACGGGTTAAAGCCAAAGTAACCACCTTTTGGATACAGCGGATTGAAGGTTTGCAGTTTGCCGTCGCCCTGTTTGCTATCGCCCGATATGTAATCGTTACGCAAGTTAATGGTGGGTTTACCGGCAATATGATCAAAAACATATCCCATTTCAACAGCTGCCGTCCAGGCGTTAATGCGTCCTTTACCAAACGTGCCGAACTGGTAAGCCGCTTCAAGATTATAAATAAATCCTCCCCCGCTTTTCCAATATCGCATAGCAACGGTGTGCCTTAGTTCATCGGCAGTACCTTCTTCAAAACGGGCATTGCGCCGTTGGTAACCCAGGTAATAGAAATCAAAATTGCCTCCACGCTGAATTATGAGCGAAGAATAAGCACCCCAAAGATTGGCTTGCTTAGTTGCCTTATTATCAAACACGCCGGGGTTAACGTTATCGGCCATCATAACAAAACCATCGGCCGTAAACCGGGGCGAATGGTACATGGCTTTTGCACCGGTAAAGTATAGGCGCACGTTTGGCCCTTCTCTTACAGAAATCAATCGTCCGGCACCGTAATTAAGCTCCTGCCTGCCTACCCTAAACGAAAGGCTGCTACTGCCTTTTTGCCAGGGCTTATACTCGGCAAAAAGGTTTTCCACTACCAGCTTATCTTCATCTACGGGTGATGGCCCGTACTTACTGCCATTTTCAAGGGCACTGTTCAATTGACTAAAAATCCTGAACCTATTGCCAATTTGCAGGTTAGCATGTACTGAATAGCGTTGCAAAAAAGAGTTATTATAACCCTGCCCTTGTAACCAATTTTCGTTGTGACGGCCTACGTTCTCGTACCTCATCTCGCCGCCAATGGTAAGGTAAGTGTTACGGCTTTCAGATAGGGGGATAAACTTTAAACCATGATAAAAGCCCTTGCTGCTATCGGCCTTTAAACTGCTGTAATCCTCATCAAACCGCATAAGTTTAAATGACTGGGCCAACAGCAAAGCAGGGAAAGCACTGATCAAGAGAACCGATAGGGCAAAGCGTTTTATCATGGAAAGAAATGGATCGGATTTAAAATTTAAAAACGCAGTACTCAATTAATGACTAAACATTTTGTGTGCATATTGAATGCCTATGCCATATGCCCCGCCATGTTTTTTCATAAGGTCGGTTACGGCCTTGTAGGTATCCTGGCGGGCCCAATCGCGTTGTAACTCTAACAAGTATTGTGTAGAGGTAATTGGTTTTACGCCGCTGTGTACCATACGCTGCACCGCACGCTCATGTGCTTCAACGCTTACGTCGCCGCAGGCATCGGTAATGGCATACACTTCATAACCCTCGCTCAAGGCCGACAATGCCGGACCAACAATACATACGCCTGTCCATAAACGCGGCCAGTACAATTTTCCTTTTACCTGTTGCAGTAATGGCTTTGTAGGCAGCTTCATCTTCCCAGGTGTTCATTGAAGTGCGGTCGATATAGTTTGAAGTAGCTTGCGGATAGTATTCTTCTATCTCAGGAAATACCGGGCCGCTGAATGACTCTTCGGCAACGGTAGTAACGATGGTAGGAACATTGAAGATTTTAGATGCGCCCGAAATTACGGCTACATTGGTACGTAACTCCGAAATTGCAATGCTTTTAGTTGCAAAGCTCATTTGGCCTTCAAAATCAATTAATACTAAAGTGTGGTTGTCGGGGGTAAGTAAGTCTGGTGATGGTTTCATAATATTGAATTTTTGAACATCAACATCCATGAACAGTGCCACTCATGCAATATTCTGATATACAACAACTTACAAAACAAACGAACATTTAAAAGTTATGATATATCGTCAATTAACGATTGACGGAATTTATTTTAGCCACTTACAAAAAAGATATATTTGTATATCAGCTAAAAAGCAAAAGCTATTAGTTTTTAATTCCATAATTTGTTACAATGGGCGGCATTTCAGAAAAACTTAGCAATAAATCACACCGGCAGTTACCGGCTGCTGTATTAACCAGTAATTTGCAGGTAGCCCACCTTATTGATACATTTTTTAAAAGACTACAGCTGCTTTATTCCATTGAATATGCTGTTTTACTCGTTTATGATGAACGGCAAACAATGGCTAACGAATGCTTCACTTCAACCTACGATTTGAATGAGGAAGTTTTTGTGAACGAAATAAATGCTCAACCAGCAACACTAACTAATCAGCAAAAAGTTATTGCAGGTTATTCTTTCCCGGTTTTGAAAACTGCGCAGGAATGGGTAGAGGAAACAGGCAAAAACCATAAACCGTTAAACAGCCATTTATCTTACCCATACCATTGCTATATTCCCCTCGAAACCAACAATCATGTACTGGGCACATTTGAATTGCATAATTCCACAGAGTTTAGTACCGAATGCCTTGCATTTTGTTGTAGCGTAGCTGATTTAATTGCCGACATTATACAACATCAGCAAAATAACTACAATAGCAAAGTTGATCAATTACACCATGTGCAAGCCCCACCTGCTGTTTCAAACATAGAGCGCATTGAATCATTAGAAGACTTATTTGACATCGTTATAAAACTTTTACCAGCAACCAGCAATGCAGTACGCAAACAATTTGACGAGTTAAAAAAGCGCGCTGAGCAATTGGATAATGCCACATTATACCAACCAGAAGAACCTACATTTGAATCAAGCTATCCCAATATTATTGGCACAGCAACAGCCATGAAGCGCGTTTTTGGATTAATTGACCAGATTGCAAATTCTGATTCGACCGTGCTGATACTGGGCGAAACCGGCACCGGAAAGGAGCTGATCGCAAAAGCAGTTCACGAACATTCGGGCCGTAAAAACCATGCTATAATTAGCTTAAACTGTGCCGCTATACCTGCAAATTTGATTGAAAGCGAATTATTTGGCCATGAGAAGGGTGCTTTTACCGGAGCTACCGATAAACGTTTAGGCAAATTTGAACTGGCACAAAACGGCACCCTATTTTTAGATGAAGTAGGCGAAATTCCTCTTGACCTGCAGGTTAAACTATTACGTGCTTTGCAGGAAAAAGAGATTGAACGTGTTGGTGGCACCAGTACCATAAAATGCGATGTAAGAGTAATTGCAGCAACCAACCGTAATCTGCAGCACGAAGTTGAGCAAGGTCGCTTCAGGCGCGATTTATATTTCAGGCTCAATGTAATTCCGGTTGAATTACCTGCCTTGCGTGAAAGAACGGAAGATATACCCTTACTGGCCGAATATTTTATAAATAAATATGCCAACAAAACCAACAAGCAGGTAACCGGCCTTACCAAAGGTGCCATAAGGCAATTGCGTAACTATACCTGGCCCGGTAATGTACGCGAGATGGAACACTTGATCGAGCGGCATGTACTACTCAGTAAAAAGCCCATCATAAGCGCTATTGATTTGCCGGTAGCAGAAACAGTTATGCCCGGTAGCAACGGTCATCTTAAAAAAATAAAAACCATTAATGAGAACGAACGCGACCACATTTTTGAGGTATTGCAGCTTTGTAATGGCCGGGTATCAGGACAGCATGGTGCGGCAAAATTATTAGGTGTTCCGGCAACTACCTTAAATTCAAAAATTAAAAAACTGGGTTTAAATAGAAAGCACTTTTAAAAATCAGAGCTTTTTAAATTATTGTCGCAGTCAATTATTGTTATTATTGATAAAAAGCAACAATTAGGCAATAGATGATTCTATGCGAAATGCGAGCCGCAAGCGCGTTGTGAATATGCGGTAAATTCGAAATTAAGTTGCGCTTAACTAATAAGGGATTTATTAAAAAATCCCTTATTAGTGGTTGGTGATGAATACCGCACCTGTAAGTAGCGTTTTAAATGATTTACTTAGCAAGAGTGGTATTGTACAAAATATCTCCTTTGTAGTTTATCGCCTTAACAACTATCTTTTCATCACTTACCGAAAAATACATAAAACCATTTTCGGATGCCAGGAATTTACTGTACGGTGCATCGGGTGTTACCGGTGTTAACTCCGAGCCTGCTCCTGATATAAATTGGTGGGTTACGCCTGTGGGTTTGAGGTGCTGCAACGAATGGTCGTGCCCGGCCAGGTAAATATCCACTTTATGGTCATCAAACACTTTGGTAAGGGCTTTACGTATGGTCACTGTATCATAATTTTGAATACGCGGCCCGGCGGTGTGATAAGGGTGATGCCCTACCACAATTTTCCATTTTACATCAGTTCCCGCTTCACTAAGGGTTTTATTGATCCAGGCTAATTGCTTTTCAGGGTGCTGGTCTTTGATATCGTAAATAATGGGCTGGGTATCTATCATTACAAACAGCGCTTTGCCTTTATCCGAACCTAACGATACTTCTTTACTGTAATAACGCGAGGGCATGTTCCAGCGGCGGCTTACTTTTGAATAGCGTATCTGCGCATCGGGGTCGGCAGCATAATCATGGTTGCCTAAAACCGGGAACCAGTCAACCTGTAAAGAGTGCGCCGTGTACACATTTTCGAATGAATAATGCCAGGCCGGGTCATGCTCGCTAATTACGCCTTTGGGGTAAATATTATCGCCTACAGATATAATGAAGTTATTAGGATTGGTTTTACCCCAATTACCCATTTGCCTGGCCACTTCAACCTGGTTATACTCGCCGTTACGGCCCCAATCGCCAATGGCCATAAAGTTAAGCGGGTAGCCATTTGTTAAACCAGCCGCTGCCGAGAGGTCTTCACTTTCAATATAAGTAACCGGTGTTTCGGCTAAAGATTCGAGCGGGGCTATCAGCGATGCGCCTAAAGCTGTAAGGGTCGTATTCTTTACGAAATCTCTGCGTTTCATAATTATTTAATAGAATTTATTTCCATATCCACCTCTAACGGGTTGCCGGTTATGCGGCATATGAGGGGCATATCGGGGTTGTTTAATATCCAGTATTCGGTAGTTTCGTTCCGCGCGGCTACGTGCAGCACTTCCACTTTTTTACCGTCAACTAACAGCGTTTCGGGTTTACCATCATTTTTAAGATCGTAAATGGTATTATCATACTCATAACTATGCTTTTGAACCAAATTTTGAAAAGCATTTTTTGAGATAAACAAAAACGTTTGATTAGCCGGCAAAACTACTTTTTTATCGGGCTCAGGCTGCACAAAACTGAGCTTATTGGCGCTTCGCACGGCATCGGGTAATATAACGTATGTGCCGCTTGTGGTATTGCGCATTTTCCAATCTAACACCACACTATCAGTTAAGCGGGTAACGGTTATCGAAAACGCCACCTGCTGCCCGTGCAAACGTAGCGTGTAATTTACAACGCTGCCTTGTTGTATAACTTTTTGTTGCTGCTGAGCCTTTAACGCAAAAACCTGGGTAAATAGTGCCAGCGTAAATAATAGTTTCTTCATGGTACTTAGTTTTTACTTGGTGGCAATACCTTGGTACCCCATGAGGTGGGTTTGCTGGTCATTTCAAAAGTTAATTCGCCACCTTTTACAATATCAGCATGCTCTATCCAGGCCTGGTCAAAATCTTTTCCGTTAAGTTTCACCGATTTAACGTATACATTTTGTGCCGATAGGTTTTTGGCCGTGATCCTGAAATCTTTACCATTTTCCTGGTGTAAAGTTACCTGTTTAAGCATAGGAGAATTAAGCAGGTAGTATGATTGCCCTGCATTTGGATAAAAGCCCATCATTTGGAATGCCAGCCATGACGACATTGCCCCCGAATCATCATTACCAGGTAAGCCGGTTGGCGAAGTATTAAAATTATCGGTAACGATTTGCCTGATGCGCTGGCTGCTCAAATCGGGGCGTCCTATCCAATGGTACAAGCTTGGCGTTAAAAACGAGGGTTCGTTATCAACGTTATAAAAACGTTTTTCAAACAAGGTATCCAGCCGTTGCTTAAAAGCTTCTTTACCACCCGATTTTTCAACCAACTGCGGTACCTGGTGCGGAATGCTTAACGAATATTCCCACGAGGTGGCCTCATAAAAGAAACCGCACCAATGGCAAACATACCACGGGTATTCGCGGCTTAATGGGGTATATTTAAACGTTGGATGCTGGTTTTTAGATGTTCCGTAAGGTATTTCATCCAGCCAGCGGCCTGACGAATCTTTAGGCATGATAAAGCCGGTTGCACCGTGGTCTTTATAGCCATCGCGCCACAGGTTTTTCCAGTTATCGGCCAGCTTAATATATTTTTGATAGATGGCCGTTTTGCCCATGCCTTTAGCAACCATGGCTATGCAGTAATCTTCGTAAGCATAATCGGTAGTGCGGTTACCTGCACGTGGTATATGGTACGGCA contains the following coding sequences:
- a CDS encoding sigma-54 interaction domain-containing protein, whose protein sequence is MGGISEKLSNKSHRQLPAAVLTSNLQVAHLIDTFFKRLQLLYSIEYAVLLVYDERQTMANECFTSTYDLNEEVFVNEINAQPATLTNQQKVIAGYSFPVLKTAQEWVEETGKNHKPLNSHLSYPYHCYIPLETNNHVLGTFELHNSTEFSTECLAFCCSVADLIADIIQHQQNNYNSKVDQLHHVQAPPAVSNIERIESLEDLFDIVIKLLPATSNAVRKQFDELKKRAEQLDNATLYQPEEPTFESSYPNIIGTATAMKRVFGLIDQIANSDSTVLILGETGTGKELIAKAVHEHSGRKNHAIISLNCAAIPANLIESELFGHEKGAFTGATDKRLGKFELAQNGTLFLDEVGEIPLDLQVKLLRALQEKEIERVGGTSTIKCDVRVIAATNRNLQHEVEQGRFRRDLYFRLNVIPVELPALRERTEDIPLLAEYFINKYANKTNKQVTGLTKGAIRQLRNYTWPGNVREMEHLIERHVLLSKKPIISAIDLPVAETVMPGSNGHLKKIKTINENERDHIFEVLQLCNGRVSGQHGAAKLLGVPATTLNSKIKKLGLNRKHF
- a CDS encoding alginate export family protein yields the protein MIKRFALSVLLISAFPALLLAQSFKLMRFDEDYSSLKADSSKGFYHGLKFIPLSESRNTYLTIGGEMRYENVGRHNENWLQGQGYNNSFLQRYSVHANLQIGNRFRIFSQLNSALENGSKYGPSPVDEDKLVVENLFAEYKPWQKGSSSLSFRVGRQELNYGAGRLISVREGPNVRLYFTGAKAMYHSPRFTADGFVMMADNVNPGVFDNKATKQANLWGAYSSLIIQRGGNFDFYYLGYQRRNARFEEGTADELRHTVAMRYWKSGGGFIYNLEAAYQFGTFGKGRINAWTAAVEMGYVFDHIAGKPTINLRNDYISGDSKQGDGKLQTFNPLYPKGGYFGFNPLIGPANLIDLHPYATINLSDNWALQADLVYNWRYSLQDGIYHPSGNFNTGGSTSSQRYIGTTYLLSSEYQFSKFFSLSGGAQYFNRGAFIADIVQPSDNSWFYNLQFTFKF
- a CDS encoding purple acid phosphatase family protein, which gives rise to MKRRDFVKNTTLTALGASLIAPLESLAETPVTYIESEDLSAAAGLTNGYPLNFMAIGDWGRNGEYNQVEVARQMGNWGKTNPNNFIISVGDNIYPKGVISEHDPAWHYSFENVYTAHSLQVDWFPVLGNHDYAADPDAQIRYSKVSRRWNMPSRYYSKEVSLGSDKGKALFVMIDTQPIIYDIKDQHPEKQLAWINKTLSEAGTDVKWKIVVGHHPYHTAGPRIQNYDTVTIRKALTKVFDDHKVDIYLAGHDHSLQHLKPTGVTHQFISGAGSELTPVTPDAPYSKFLASENGFMYFSVSDEKIVVKAINYKGDILYNTTLAK
- a CDS encoding isochorismatase family protein; its protein translation is MSEGYEVYAITDACGDVSVEAHERAVQRMVHSGVKPITSTQYLLELQRDWARQDTYKAVTDLMKKHGGAYGIGIQYAHKMFSH